The sequence gaggagagacggaggagagacggaggagagagggaggagagagggaggagagacggaggagagacggaggagagacggaggagagagggaggagagacggaggagagacggaggagagagggaggagagacggaggagagacggaggagaggcggaggagagagggaggagagacggaggagagacggaggagagacggaggagagagggaggagagacggaggagagacggaggagagagggaggagagacggaggagagagggaggagagacggaggagagacggaggagagacggaggagagagggaggagagagggaggagagacggaggagagacggaggagagacggaggagagagggaggagagacggaggagagacggaggagagacggaggagagagggcggacagagggaggagagacggaggagagagggaggagagacggaggagagacggaggagagagggaggattcCGTTCACAGCTGCTTCTCGCATTGGAAATAATCCTTCAGGGGGGCGAAGAGGTGTCGGATGACGGGCACGCTCCAGGAGCGGCCCAGAACTCTCTGCCGCTGCATCCGGCCCATGTTGTTCACGTCCGTGTAATGTTTGGGGAAGCCGAAGATCCTGGAAGAGGAAACGTCCGTTGACTGCGAGCGCACAGACAGGAGAGCGGGACGCTGGCGGCGCCGGGATTCCTTACTGCTCCATCTCGGTGCACCACAGGTAGTCCTCCTTGCCGTTCATGTCGACGGGCAGCGGGCCCATCTTGCCCTGCCGGATGGAGTTGGATTTTGTCGTGATGGTGCGGACTTTGTCGAACTGGAAGGAGAGACGACGGGTTCAGTGTCACAAGTCGCTGAAACGCTTCGAGGGCTGATGGGGgtcttttttttgggtttttttgtccCGGGAACTCTACCTTGGCACTGCGTCCGACTTCCAGACAATCCTGGAGGGTCACTTTGTCGTCCAGAGACGTAGCCAGAGGTCTAAAGAGAAACACGGAGGAGCCGCGGCGCCGCGTCAGGAGCAGAGATTTCGCCTCCTGGTGGAAGAACCGGCACGGATTCCTACGTACCTGTTCATGCCCGGGAGGTTCCCCCAAAAGTAGCGCGCTCGGTGAGCCGGGCTGACTTTGATCGCATCGATGAGGATTGGATtacactgaaaaagaaaagacgatcagagattgcagacgcTCGcctcttgtgagacagtaaacacggcgtttccggatcagaggggccaaacctgcgctagcttgctgctccggaacggggaaagatacaactacaactgtaacacatatgaaactagaatgaactatgagtgttcacaccaaatgtgaagtctctagctccagaatggaggtcaggatggactcttgaaaaatgccgattttagaacgcaaattagctctcagatccggattgggatccggatccggccgaaattagtcatggtcatagacctttatctaaggagtacttatgtgtgattttttttcagatccgtaccgccatgcgttttgaagagattaagaaaaatgtcaaaaagtgcccgatctcgcaatgttaaagaatcctttaaataattctagaatctggatccaaatccggatcaacgccattctcggggaggaccgagccacggacagaaccttgcttgcgtaaaaaattcaagttgattgggttcctagttttagagttatgcgcgcggacagacagacagacagacaaacaaacggacccaattgcaatatcCTCGCCTCCCCTTTTGCGAGGgtgaaaaaggaaacaaatacaaagatCGAGCTGCAAAATGGGAGTCAAATATCCCCGGTCACCTCGAGGAACCTGCCGATGTCGGACTTGTCGTGGGCGCTCATGAAGACGACGTTCTCAAACAGCCAGAAGAACGGCCGCTCGTCGCCCTCCTTCGGCTTCAGCATGGCCAGGATGCGGTAGAACTCGAAGAAGAGCCGCCCGGTTCCCTCTGCAGGACGAACGGGGGACAGAACCAGTGagacgtcggggggggggggggggggacgccggcGCCGTGTCAGCTCAGGGGACTCGTACCGAATAATCCCTTCCGGAGCGGGTTGACCATGGACAGGTCGTTGCACGGACTGCCCCCGATCAGCAGGTCGAACGGGCCCCATTCCGCCAGCTGGAACGCAACGGCTGCACGTTAAGCGGCTATCTCCGGCGCCGTTTACGGCTCAGGCTCCTCCCTCCGCCGCCCCGGCCCGTACTCACGTGCTTCCTGGTGATGGTCCGGACATCGTTCACGTACTCGATCTTCCCCTGGTGCTTGACCATCCCCACGGTGATGGAATCGTCGCAGATCTCCGAGGCGATGTAGCGCTCCACCTTGAAGCCCATGTCCCTGAGCACCAGgtaccctggggggggggggggatacactTACAGGTAAATGACCTGGATTGTTGCGTAGCAGGCGACAGCGTGACACGCGTGAGCCGACCTGTTGCGATGCCGTCAAAAAGCGAGagcactctgattggccggcgcCGGTCGGCGGGGATGGAGGGATACACCCTGTGAGGCTCCTGCGATAAACGGCGGCACGGACGCCGCTCGGCTTTTTAAAATCTGCTCCTCGCATCGTCAGACGTGAACAATCGTGCGCTACGTACGAACTCCTGGGCGCTGTTGTTGACGAAGAAGTCCTGAACCTTGACGCTCCAGTCCGGCCTCAGGTTGAGGTTCCCGTCACACTGCGCCGGTTCACACATCAAGCAGCTCCACGGGTCGACGTCCTTCAGCGTGTCGAAGGTTCCTGGACCGATCAGGATGTCCAGACAGTCCTTACAGaaacacctggggggggggggcgggggggggatgatAAATAGACGTCTCGCCTCCTGCTAGCAGCTTCGAGCTCCCGGGTTgcgttcacctgcagcagctggcgTTGCCACAGAGGATCACCTCTAAGCCGCCGCAGCACACGGTGCAGTAGGACTGGTAGCCGTCTTCGTCGTAGCGATACAGCGTCTCGGTGAAGTTCTCCTGCGCACGGTGACACGGCGTTAGCGGCGGTGGCGTTTCAGACGACCGGGCGGCGGCGGAGGGACACGAGAGATGAGGTCACCTTGCATTTTAGACAAAGACCGCCTTTAAACAACGGGTGCTGCACGCCGACCTCCGACGAGCCGCAAGCCAAGCAAAAATCTGGAACAGCAAAGGTTAATTCCGTAAAAAACGAAGCGGTCGTTTCAAATCGAGTAGAAAAGTCTGACGCAAAAAAACGCACCTTCGATCGTTTTGCCTTTCTCATTCAACTTTCCTCTGATTGATTCTGTAAAGTGGAATAAAACGACGGTGACGACGGCTCGAAGCCTGCGTGGGTGGCGGGCGACTAAACGGCGGTTACCTCTGTTGCAGGCGACGGCGGACGCGCTCGCCTTGCTCTTAATCACATATTTCCTTTTTGCTGGCGGCTGGTAGTCAGACAGGGACGAGTCGGACGAACCGTGAGAGGCGGCGGCGTCtaatgtaaacaacaacaacatcaacaacaagaTGTTTATCTTTTGAGACGGCCCCAATGTAGCTCGGATCCACAAACCGTCTCCTACCAGGAGGGGCGAACCCTTCAGGCCCCGTCGGGAGGAATCCCTCAAAGGCCCAGTCCAGCATCAGCTTCAGCTCTTTCTCTTTGATCCCTTCCGCCTCGGCGAAAGACTTGGAACATCGTTCACCTGCTAACTGCAGACGACAAACGCTCGTCACTGGtctctgatcagctgctgctgattatcactgaaagccccccccccagcgtgagAACAAATATCTGGCACCCAACTCAGGGCAACACCCTCCCCTAAACTTATCAGTAAACTGCTGAAAGATCAATCAGGCACAAGAAAAGACAATATTCCCGGATGTAAAATCTTAAAGCTCAATCCGGACCAGGCTTTTATTTCTACGCagctggcgactcgtccgggGTGTAACCGGCGACCCGTattttggataagcggctgaagggCGGGACGATTGCGAATGAAAAACCAGCCTATAAAGAATTAGGACGTTTACGCAGGTGGgcgtgggaaaaaaaagagtccgATCCTGGAAAGGCGTTTCCGTCTTTTACCTCAATGATCTGGAAGATGGCTTCCTTGTAGACGGGCAAGCCGTCGAAGGAGTTCTTGCAGAAGCACTTGGCGAAGGCGCCGAACGACACCAGACCTTCCGTGTAGATCTGCAACGCGCAGAAAGGAGAGCGGCTCAAACGCGGTTCGGCGCCCGGCGCGGCGCGCTCCTTGCAGACGGCGGGCCGCTAACCTCCGAGAACATCCCGTCTCCGAACCACTCCACCCGCCGCATTCCGGGCGGGGAGGATTTGTTCTTCCAAGGCATCACCATTCCGGGCCACCAGGAGAAGCCCTTCACCTTCCCCCACACCAGCTGCCCCGCCAGGAAGCCTTTCCCATCCTGCAGAAAAAAGGAAGATGGCGGCCGTCCTCAACGTCTCAGAGACACCAGCTcgcagctttgacgtgtgtctCACCCGGTAGGAACTCTTCCTCCGTCCTCTCGCCGGGGGTTTACTGGAAGGAGACGTCTCCTCCACCTGAGGGTTGAACAActttgtttatctctgtctctctagaTTCGCCGCCGTCCACCTGGATTTGAGTTTTAATCTCAGGTGCGACAGAAAGAATCATTCAGTAGGAGAAGacgagaataaaaaaaaaaaaacaggcacaaAGAAACGTCTTCTTCAGACTAAAGGATCTAAACTTTAACGCGGGACTCAGAATAAAGGACGTTATCTCTCTTTTGTCTTATTTGACTCGCCGTTATGTGATGGGAGCAAACGCTGAACGTCCAAATGCTAATCCCTGCAGTGTTCCGAGGTCTATCCGTGCttaatttgtttaatttttaagtttaaaaagtaaaaagtaaaaaaaaaaaagaagaagaaaaaaaaaaaagaatatttgaaTGCTTCTGATGGTTCACCTACCGCCTCATCGTGGGACTCCAGACTCTTCCTGTCCGGATCCAGACAGTCGGGCTTGGACCCGCCGCTGGCGCCGGCCTGGAACACGCCGCGGGCCTGCGGCTTCTGGCGGAGGCTGCTTTCCCAGCCGAAACCTCCTCGGCTGTTCTCCTGAGAGACGACACACTTAAAACACGGTGCAGACGGAAACGCGCAGCTAGCACGTAGCGGCGCGCGCGCTACACCTCGTTGCGCCGCCGACgcctccgggggggggcgaTGTCTGGAATAGTCATTTATCAGAATTCACTTTTGACAGCTTCCTGTTCGGTTGGTTTCGAGgatcccttttttttgtgtttcgactattaaaacattaaaactgCCGCGTTTAGATGTGGAAACGGAGCAGAAGATCTTTACCTCTCTCCACGAGGCGTAATGTTCAGCTATCGGTTCTTcaggagagagaaatggaaagtTACTTTACAAGCGCTACAAAATAACCTGCGACTTTGTAgataatgcaaataaaaaggtTCAAAGTGTTCAACCGACCGTTTATCTTGGACAGGTGGACGGCGCACGGCTTCACTGTCGGAGAGACGCGTTTATCTCATCGGTTGCTTGTGCAGAACGTGAATTTAAAAAACGACGTTTGCATCCTGCTTACGTTTATTGTGAAGCTGGGGCCCGCCGTCGTCCTCGCCGTCCGTGACGGCCCGGCTCTCCGGGAACGGGAAGGCGTCCTCATTTCCCAAAGACTGGGACAAAGGAGTGCACAATGATGAGTGCACGTGACaaaacccgggggggggggggttcagaggCAGCGTTTAAAATACCTTGCTGAAAACTCGCTGGGCGTCCAGTGGAGGACGGGGGAACGACAGGAGGGTCAAAAGGAGCCTCCTGAGGACGGAGGTGCGCTTGGTGCCCCTCAGCGCCCGGGCCCAGCGCTGCTCTAGCGACGCCACTGCCGGCTCCTCCTTCTCGCCTCCGCCCTCGGCCAGCTGATACTCCTGAAACTCCCTCGCGAGCTGGCTGACCTTCTCGGGAGAACGGCAGATTCCCAGTTTGGCGCCGAGCTCGCCGACCGCCTTCGGGCCGCTCCGGGGGCTCATCAGCTGGGCGACGCCCTTCAGCGCGTCCTCGCTCAGAGGCAGTTCTTCTGCGAGGCAACCCGTGAGAGCGACGTAGAAGCGCAGCGCCTCCTCCCGGAGCAGCGCCAGCGCCGCCGTGTTCTCCGGCCGCTCGAGGAAGTCCGCCGCGGCGTCCCCGCCCACGTCGAGCTCGGGGCAGAAAAAGTGGAAGCTCTCGTTCTTGAGGATTTGGGCGTCGTGCTCTTTGAGGAAGCGGACGGCGGCATGAGGGCGGAGGAAGCTGCGGGCGTAGGAGCGGAGCAGGTCGCTCGCCTGCTCCAGGATGAGCGTGATCTCGGCGCCTTCTGGCGTTTGCACGAGTCTCTGGAAGCCGCGCAGCGGCCGCAGCGCCCGCTCCAGGAACACGAAGGTCGCCTTGACTTTGGGATCCTGCAGCTGGGAGCAGATCGACTTCGCTCGCTCTTCGTCTTCGTCGCAAGACTGGAAGTAGGAAATGAGATCCGGCCACACTTCCAGGAGTTTCGTGACAAACAGGCAGAACGCCAGGCAGCCGGCGTCGAGGTGGAACGGAGCGTTTTCGCCGGCAGCGCCGGCGAAAAGGCCGTCGAGGTGGCTGCTCCTGGGGCAGAGGGCGTGGTGGGCGTGGATGTCCGCCATCAGCTCCTGAACCTGATTGGAGAGCGTCTTCATCCCGGCGCGGCAGGCGGCGTCGGCGACCCCGAACAGCCCGCCGAAGGCGACGGCGTTTGGGTTGAGCTTCCTGAGATGCGAGCAGATCTCCTCCGAGGCGGCGACGTTTCCGTCGCAATAAACAGCGGCGAGATTCTTCACGGGCAACTGGAACGTCGTCAGGGTCGCCACCACTGAGGCGGCGGTTTGATCGCCCGAGGCGTCCGCCGACTGGAGAGCGTCCAGGAATCGGACGCGACGCCTGGAGGCGACGGCGTCAAAGAAGCCGACGAGGACGACGGAGACGGTGTCGCCCTCGCCCAGCGCTACCCGTCCGTAAACGTACACGCAGTACGGGGTGCGCCGGCACGCCGATGTGATGTCTTTGGGGTGCTCGGCCCCCAGCTGGCAAAGTGCAAAATGCCTGGACGGCCCCTCCCCGCCGGCCGCGCCGGCGTGACAGAGTTTGCAGATGAAACGGACGGCGGCGTCGCTGCAGGGCGGCGGCTCAGAGGCGCGGTTCGGCCGACCGGCGTGCGTAGAAGACGGCGCCCCCCTGTGTTTTTTGGTCTGCGCGTGCCGCTGGAGATCCCCGAGGCCCCGGTGAAACGTGAGCAGGTTCACGTTACAAGAGCGGCAGTAAGAGTAGCGCTCGCCGAGGCCGCTGCGCTCGGCCCAATCGAAAACATCGTTCCACTTTTCGGAATAAAGGAAAGCGTTCAAGGCGCCGGTGCCGTTCTCATCCAGTTCGGGTCTCCCTAAGGGAacaggaagggggcggggccatttGGTATGAACGTGAGTTTATTATCACGGTGATGCAAAACGTCACGCCGCACTTACAGGAAGTGGGAGGCGCCACGGTGATGGGGCTGATCTCAAGGCTGCCCCGGGCCGTCACGGCGTCGTACTCGACGTTTTTCACGTTGGCCTTGTGGAACGCTCGGAGCCACTTCAGGATCTCGAAGTTGCTCTTGAAGTCCCCTTTTATGAGTCGGTCAACTGGGATGGTCTAAAAAAATGAACACCTCAGCTTCAGTACACGGGCGCggctcggtgtgtgtgtgtgtgcgtgcgtgtgcgtgcgtgtgtgtgtgcgtgtgtgcgtgtgcgtgtgtgtgcgtgcgtgtgtgtgtgtgtgtgtgtgtgcgcgtgtgtgtgtgggccacATGAGGCGCTGCAGAGACTGACAGCAAAGCATCGTCTGTCTGAGAGAAAACTTTAGAGCATTAATGCTTATTTAACTACCaagttatttttgtttcctttttcatttgagTTCgtatttttctacatttttaagccaatattttcacttttactgcaaaggAATATCGCCTCCAAATATCGCTTATCGGCCTCCTCGGCTACTAATGATCGGTATCGGCATCGGTCCCTGCTAAAAACCAACCGTCAACGCTAACCTGCGGGATGTCGTTCTTGCTGAAGGCTTCGTGAAGGAGCCCGAAGTTGTGCTTACAGTCGTCCTCGTCCTGCGCATCAAACTTCACCTTCGTCATGTCCACGGAGCCGGGAACGGTGCAATCCATGATCTGACAGTAGCACGCACCTGCGAGGTCGAACGGGTACGAAGACGGTTTGGGAAtcggttacacacacacgcacatcactTCTATTTGTTTCTCGCTGGCTAAATCGGACACGTGGCTGAACGGCTCACCTGAAcccatctgctgcagctctttgaaTTTGGTCTTCAGCAGGTTGTTGACCCAGGCCAGCAAACTGAAGCGGTTGTGCTTTTCTGGGTTGGAGTTCGGAATCACGACCGTGCGGCTCGTCATCTTGCAGcgctctaaaaaaaatattaaaaaaagatgaatcaCGAAACATGATTTGTTTAACATCAGGGGGGGTGAATACAGTCGGGGTCAAGTTTTAGATTCCTGCCTGATGCGGCAAATGGATTTTTTTGAAGACTTTGTATTCGgtgttaaaaatattaaaaatatgaaataaaatatataaaatcttATATGGCGTTCACggaaagacatttttaaatatgtgtCTTTCATCATGACTTCACCCACAAATCCTCATATCATGTATTATAAAACCTTGACCTATTTATTACAGAGGTACAaccaatttaaaaaacaattatgtatattttaaaacatgagAACATTTTTCAAACACTTCCGGCTTAGTTTTGATGTATAAACTTTCCAAACGGATGCTTTTTAATGCCAGACATTACCCCCTGCCCCATTAATGACTTCTGTGCGTGGGTTCTAATCCCCTATTGCTTGTCtgaagggaaaagggaaaagatTCCTCCATTAAATCGtcaaaacgtgtgtgtgttttttttttgcttggagGACACGCTCAGATCCAACATCCGGGACACTTCGGCCACGCTGTTGTCTCCTCCCCCTTTTCTCCTCAAtgtacagaaagaaagaaaaaagaaaaaaaaactcaaatgaaATCTCGCGTTGTCTTTCTTTTGCCGCGAAAGTTCCCAGTTCTCAACTTTCACTGTCAAGGAAACTACTTTACATCATAAATGTCGCCGCAGACGCGCAATACAGAATAAATGTTTACGTCTCACGGGTTGCGTTTGTCACCATTGCGCTCACGGCTACAACACGCCTCACAGGAAGGCAAGCGGTCTGCGTGTTGAACGCTATAAAGAAGCCCTAAGTGAcattaaagggaaaaaaaaaaggtctaaCAGAATGAGAGGCGACGAACGTTAAAAGCCGACAAAGCGCGCACGGGCACGTCGCTATAAACACCGGCGTAAATAAACACCTTCAAGTCAATTATCGGGAAGTCAAACATGTCTGTCCCCCCTCCCCGGTCTCTCGGTCCGGTGTGCCTGTTTCTCCCGAGCCGGTCTTTGTGTGGTCAGCCCCGAACAAGCTCCGCATTAAAAGAGAACAATAAAACCCGAACAGCGTCAACCTGTGGTCATAATCCGGCATTATTCCTTATCGGAATAAAGCACCGTCAGAAGCGACTGGTTAATATAGTTAACGCTTATCGTGCGGGTTAGTCGACTAACCTCGTCTGCTCCCTCGTAGACTATCCTCCCGACTCTCAGCTTCGTCCTGGGGCGCATTCTCAGCTTCGCACCGGCCCTTGTGACGTACCCACGATGCGGGGATGACACAATGGCCCGTCGATGATGGGGGGGGTTGCCTCACAATGGAACCGCAAAAATCAGGTTATCCAACCCGAACCCTGGGATTACGAGCCCGTTGGAAACTAAGCACTGGGTTATCAATAATGGGTCTAAAACGCTGCTAGCGCCGCTATTTaaaagttaaaacaaacatggcgGCGGAATAATGTCCCACTctgtgctttttgttgttgttgcgccGTAAACAGTTCGTCACCACCTAGCATTTACAATTAGCAAGACTGATCAATAATTAGGCCGTCGCAAAGATCGTGCCGAGCCAAAATAACTTGTTTAACGATATCTAATTTGTTGGCAGCTATAATTATGCAACTATCATGCAAATAGCGGAGATCCCAAACAAACTATTAGCCTAATGCAGCGCG is a genomic window of Brachionichthys hirsutus isolate HB-005 chromosome 2, CSIRO-AGI_Bhir_v1, whole genome shotgun sequence containing:
- the LOC137898792 gene encoding DNA (cytosine-5)-methyltransferase 3A-like gives rise to the protein MTSRTVVIPNSNPEKHNRFSLLAWVNNLLKTKFKELQQMGSGACYCQIMDCTVPGSVDMTKVKFDAQDEDDCKHNFGLLHEAFSKNDIPQTIPVDRLIKGDFKSNFEILKWLRAFHKANVKNVEYDAVTARGSLEISPITVAPPTSCKCGVTPELDENGTGALNAFLYSEKWNDVFDWAERSGLGERYSYCRSCNVNLLTFHRGLGDLQRHAQTKKHRGAPSSTHAGRPNRASEPPPCSDAAVRFICKLCHAGAAGGEGPSRHFALCQLGAEHPKDITSACRRTPYCVYVYGRVALGEGDTVSVVLVGFFDAVASRRRVRFLDALQSADASGDQTAASVVATLTTFQLPVKNLAAVYCDGNVAASEEICSHLRKLNPNAVAFGGLFGVADAACRAGMKTLSNQVQELMADIHAHHALCPRSSHLDGLFAGAAGENAPFHLDAGCLAFCLFVTKLLEVWPDLISYFQSCDEDEERAKSICSQLQDPKVKATFVFLERALRPLRGFQRLVQTPEGAEITLILEQASDLLRSYARSFLRPHAAVRFLKEHDAQILKNESFHFFCPELDVGGDAAADFLERPENTAALALLREEALRFYVALTGCLAEELPLSEDALKGVAQLMSPRSGPKAVGELGAKLGICRSPEKVSQLAREFQEYQLAEGGGEKEEPAVASLEQRWARALRGTKRTSVLRRLLLTLLSFPRPPLDAQRVFSKSLGNEDAFPFPESRAVTDGEDDGGPQLHNKLKPCAVHLSKINEPIAEHYASWREENSRGGFGWESSLRQKPQARGVFQAGASGGSKPDCLDPDRKSLESHDEAVEETSPSSKPPARGRRKSSYRDGKGFLAGQLVWGKVKGFSWWPGMVMPWKNKSSPPGMRRVEWFGDGMFSEIYTEGLVSFGAFAKCFCKNSFDGLPVYKEAIFQIIELAGERCSKSFAEAEGIKEKELKLMLDWAFEGFLPTGPEGFAPPDAAASHGSSDSSLSDYQPPAKRKYVIKSKASASAVACNRESIRGKLNEKGKTIEDFCLACGSSEVGVQHPLFKGGLCLKCKENFTETLYRYDEDGYQSYCTVCCGGLEVILCGNASCCRCFCKDCLDILIGPGTFDTLKDVDPWSCLMCEPAQCDGNLNLRPDWSVKVQDFFVNNSAQEFEPHRVYPSIPADRRRPIRVLSLFDGIATGYLVLRDMGFKVERYIASEICDDSITVGMVKHQGKIEYVNDVRTITRKHLAEWGPFDLLIGGSPCNDLSMVNPLRKGLFEGTGRLFFEFYRILAMLKPKEGDERPFFWLFENVVFMSAHDKSDIGRFLECNPILIDAIKVSPAHRARYFWGNLPGMNRPLATSLDDKVTLQDCLEVGRSAKFDKVRTITTKSNSIRQGKMGPLPVDMNGKEDYLWCTEMEQIFGFPKHYTDVNNMGRMQRQRVLGRSWSVPVIRHLFAPLKDYFQCEKQL